From a single Drosophila sulfurigaster albostrigata strain 15112-1811.04 chromosome 3, ASM2355843v2, whole genome shotgun sequence genomic region:
- the LOC133840163 gene encoding glutamate transporter polyphemus isoform X6 — protein sequence MENANAALEPQHTQLTLLQSASSYYYYDPYEKRTVEVPLNNLDAFISLLKCVMGTGILAMPLAIRYSGVVAGVLLSLLLMMLLTYCIHLLISGMTECCRRIQVPQVSMPQAVQIAYQSGPRCVHCFANVAGFLTSCVLVIGQFGLCCVYIVFVAKNFKEIGDYYCRDFNERYYVLGVCVLQLPFFLLRKLKYLVPLNLISNCFLYLGFLCIMYYLVRGLPNPQQRELIKPPADWIMFFGIAAFSLTAVDAGC from the exons atggaaaatgcaaatgcagcgcTTGAACCACAGCACACTCAACTGACATTGCT ACAATCGGCATCGTCGTATTACTACTATGACCCCTACGAGAAGCGTACAGTTGAGGTGCCACTGAA CAACCTGGATGCCTTCATTTCACTGCTGAAATGCGTGATGGGTACTGGAATTTTAGCCATGCCATTGGCCATTCGCTACTCTGGAGTTGTGGCCGGTGTGTTGCTTTCGCTGCTGCTAATGATGCTGCTGACCTATTGCATCCATTTGCTG ATCAGTGGCATGACCGAGTGCTGTCGTCGCATTCAAGTGCCTCAGGTATCCATGCCGCAAGCCGTACAGATTGCCTACCAAAGCGGGCCACGATGTGTGCATTGCTTTGCCAATGTGGCTGGATTTTTGACCAGCTGTGTGCTGGTGATTGGCCAGTTCGGTCTCTGCTGTGTCTACATTGTCTTTGTGGCCAAGAACTTTAAGGAAATCGGCGACTACTATTGCCGCGACTTCAACGAACGCTACTATGTCCTCGGTGTCTGTGTGCTACAGTTGCCATTCTTTTTGTTACGCAAACTGAAATATCTGGTACCGCTGAATCTCATCTCGAACTGTTTCCTCTATTTGGGCTTTCTTTGCATTATGTATTATCTGGTGAGGGGATTGCCCAATCCACAGCAACGTGAGCTGATTAAACCACCAGCAGATTGGATAATGTTCTTTGGCATTGCGGCTTTCTCATTGACAGCCGTGG ATGCTGGTTGTTGA
- the LOC133840163 gene encoding glutamate transporter polyphemus isoform X3, translating to MTECCRRIQVPQVSMPQAVQIAYQSGPRCVHCFANVAGFLTSCVLVIGQFGLCCVYIVFVAKNFKEIGDYYCRDFNERYYVLGVCVLQLPFFLLRKLKYLVPLNLISNCFLYLGFLCIMYYLVRGLPNPQQRELIKPPADWIMFFGIAAFSLTAVGSMLVVEANMAHPQSYLGIFGVLNLAVFFILFSNILFGIMGYWRYGEQVEASITLNVPQNEILSQIIKVAIALGIFLSYPLNGFVVITVIFKDYGQGSESNYSCTLEFVVRVCFLLLTGIVSAVVPNLAALTELEGAFSLCNLNLICPALIDMFINYAPGYGRLRWKLIRDIVLIIIGIIFGIVGCSVAIRQLVEDLQGTLQSMQV from the exons ATGACCGAGTGCTGTCGTCGCATTCAAGTGCCTCAGGTATCCATGCCGCAAGCCGTACAGATTGCCTACCAAAGCGGGCCACGATGTGTGCATTGCTTTGCCAATGTGGCTGGATTTTTGACCAGCTGTGTGCTGGTGATTGGCCAGTTCGGTCTCTGCTGTGTCTACATTGTCTTTGTGGCCAAGAACTTTAAGGAAATCGGCGACTACTATTGCCGCGACTTCAACGAACGCTACTATGTCCTCGGTGTCTGTGTGCTACAGTTGCCATTCTTTTTGTTACGCAAACTGAAATATCTGGTACCGCTGAATCTCATCTCGAACTGTTTCCTCTATTTGGGCTTTCTTTGCATTATGTATTATCTGGTGAGGGGATTGCCCAATCCACAGCAACGTGAGCTGATTAAACCACCAGCAGATTGGATAATGTTCTTTGGCATTGCGGCTTTCTCATTGACAGCCGTGGGTTCG ATGCTGGTTGTTGAGGCAAATATGGCGCATCCTCAAAGCTATCTGGGCATCTTTGGTGTACTCAACTTGGCCGTGTTTTTCATACTGTTCTCGAACATATTGTTTGGCATCATGGGCTATTGGCGTTATGGCGAACAAGTGGAGGCCAGCATTACGCTAAATGTGCCGCAGAATGAAAT CCTTTCGCAGATCATCAAAGTAGCCATTGCTCTGGGTATTTTTTTGAGCTATCCGCTGAATGGTTTCGTTGTCATCACGGTTATATTTAAGGACTATGGCCAGGGATCTGAATCGAATTATTCTTGTACTCTGGAATTTGTGGTGCGTGTTTGTTTTCTGCTCTTAACGG GTATCGTGTCTGCTGTGGTGCCAAATTTGGCTGCATTAACCGAATTGGAAGGAGCATTTTCTCTGTGCAATTTAAATCTCATATGTCCGGCTCTAATCGATATGTTTATCAACTATGCACCGGGTTATGGTCGATTGCGCTGGAAGCTAATACGGGACATAGTACTTATTATAATTGGTATTATCTTTGGCATTGTGGGCTGCAGTGTGGCCATCAGACAGCTGGTGGAAGACCTTCAAGGGACGTTGCAAAGCATGCAAGTCTAA
- the LOC133840163 gene encoding glutamate transporter polyphemus isoform X5, giving the protein MENANAALEPQHTQLTLLQSASSYYYYDPYEKRTVEVPLNNLDAFISLLKCVMGTGILAMPLAIRYSGVVAGVLLSLLLMMLLTYCIHLLISGMTECCRRIQVPQVSMPQAVQIAYQSGPRCVHCFANVAGFLTSCVLVIGQFGLCCVYIVFVAKNFKEIGDYYCRDFNERYYVLGVCVLQLPFFLLRKLKYLVPLNLISNCFLYLGFLCIMYYLVRGLPNPQQRELIKPPADWIMFFGIAAFSLTAVGSMLVVEANMAHPQSYLGIFGVLNLAVFFILFSNILFGIMGYWRYGEQVEASITLNVPQNEM; this is encoded by the exons atggaaaatgcaaatgcagcgcTTGAACCACAGCACACTCAACTGACATTGCT ACAATCGGCATCGTCGTATTACTACTATGACCCCTACGAGAAGCGTACAGTTGAGGTGCCACTGAA CAACCTGGATGCCTTCATTTCACTGCTGAAATGCGTGATGGGTACTGGAATTTTAGCCATGCCATTGGCCATTCGCTACTCTGGAGTTGTGGCCGGTGTGTTGCTTTCGCTGCTGCTAATGATGCTGCTGACCTATTGCATCCATTTGCTG ATCAGTGGCATGACCGAGTGCTGTCGTCGCATTCAAGTGCCTCAGGTATCCATGCCGCAAGCCGTACAGATTGCCTACCAAAGCGGGCCACGATGTGTGCATTGCTTTGCCAATGTGGCTGGATTTTTGACCAGCTGTGTGCTGGTGATTGGCCAGTTCGGTCTCTGCTGTGTCTACATTGTCTTTGTGGCCAAGAACTTTAAGGAAATCGGCGACTACTATTGCCGCGACTTCAACGAACGCTACTATGTCCTCGGTGTCTGTGTGCTACAGTTGCCATTCTTTTTGTTACGCAAACTGAAATATCTGGTACCGCTGAATCTCATCTCGAACTGTTTCCTCTATTTGGGCTTTCTTTGCATTATGTATTATCTGGTGAGGGGATTGCCCAATCCACAGCAACGTGAGCTGATTAAACCACCAGCAGATTGGATAATGTTCTTTGGCATTGCGGCTTTCTCATTGACAGCCGTGGGTTCG ATGCTGGTTGTTGAGGCAAATATGGCGCATCCTCAAAGCTATCTGGGCATCTTTGGTGTACTCAACTTGGCCGTGTTTTTCATACTGTTCTCGAACATATTGTTTGGCATCATGGGCTATTGGCGTTATGGCGAACAAGTGGAGGCCAGCATTACGCTAAATGTGCCGCAGAATGAAAT
- the LOC133840163 gene encoding glutamate transporter polyphemus isoform X4 has translation MENANAALEPQHTQLTLLQSASSYYYYDPYEKRTVEVPLNNLDAFISLLKCVMGTGILAMPLAIRYSGVVAGVLLSLLLMMLLTYCIHLLISGMTECCRRIQVPQVSMPQAVQIAYQSGPRCVHCFANVAGFLTSCVLVIGQFGLCCVYIVFVAKNFKEIGDYYCRDFNERYYVLGVCVLQLPFFLLRKLKYLVPLNLISNCFLYLGFLCIMYYLVRGLPNPQQRELIKPPADWIMFFGIAAFSLTAVGSMLVVEANMAHPQSYLGIFGVLNLAVFFILFSNILFGIMGYWRYGEQVEASITLNVPQNEISSK, from the exons atggaaaatgcaaatgcagcgcTTGAACCACAGCACACTCAACTGACATTGCT ACAATCGGCATCGTCGTATTACTACTATGACCCCTACGAGAAGCGTACAGTTGAGGTGCCACTGAA CAACCTGGATGCCTTCATTTCACTGCTGAAATGCGTGATGGGTACTGGAATTTTAGCCATGCCATTGGCCATTCGCTACTCTGGAGTTGTGGCCGGTGTGTTGCTTTCGCTGCTGCTAATGATGCTGCTGACCTATTGCATCCATTTGCTG ATCAGTGGCATGACCGAGTGCTGTCGTCGCATTCAAGTGCCTCAGGTATCCATGCCGCAAGCCGTACAGATTGCCTACCAAAGCGGGCCACGATGTGTGCATTGCTTTGCCAATGTGGCTGGATTTTTGACCAGCTGTGTGCTGGTGATTGGCCAGTTCGGTCTCTGCTGTGTCTACATTGTCTTTGTGGCCAAGAACTTTAAGGAAATCGGCGACTACTATTGCCGCGACTTCAACGAACGCTACTATGTCCTCGGTGTCTGTGTGCTACAGTTGCCATTCTTTTTGTTACGCAAACTGAAATATCTGGTACCGCTGAATCTCATCTCGAACTGTTTCCTCTATTTGGGCTTTCTTTGCATTATGTATTATCTGGTGAGGGGATTGCCCAATCCACAGCAACGTGAGCTGATTAAACCACCAGCAGATTGGATAATGTTCTTTGGCATTGCGGCTTTCTCATTGACAGCCGTGGGTTCG ATGCTGGTTGTTGAGGCAAATATGGCGCATCCTCAAAGCTATCTGGGCATCTTTGGTGTACTCAACTTGGCCGTGTTTTTCATACTGTTCTCGAACATATTGTTTGGCATCATGGGCTATTGGCGTTATGGCGAACAAGTGGAGGCCAGCATTACGCTAAATGTGCCGCAGAATGAAAT ATCATCAAAGTAG
- the LOC133840163 gene encoding glutamate transporter polyphemus isoform X2: MENANAALEPQHTQLTLLQSASSYYYYDPYEKRTVEVPLNNLDAFISLLKCVMGTGILAMPLAIRYSGVVAGVLLSLLLMMLLTYCIHLLISGMTECCRRIQVPQVSMPQAVQIAYQSGPRCVHCFANVAGFLTSCVLVIGQFGLCCVYIVFVAKNFKEIGDYYCRDFNERYYVLGVCVLQLPFFLLRKLKYLVPLNLISNCFLYLGFLCIMYYLVRGLPNPQQRELIKPPADWIMFFGIAAFSLTAMLVVEANMAHPQSYLGIFGVLNLAVFFILFSNILFGIMGYWRYGEQVEASITLNVPQNEILSQIIKVAIALGIFLSYPLNGFVVITVIFKDYGQGSESNYSCTLEFVVRVCFLLLTGIVSAVVPNLAALTELEGAFSLCNLNLICPALIDMFINYAPGYGRLRWKLIRDIVLIIIGIIFGIVGCSVAIRQLVEDLQGTLQSMQV, encoded by the exons atggaaaatgcaaatgcagcgcTTGAACCACAGCACACTCAACTGACATTGCT ACAATCGGCATCGTCGTATTACTACTATGACCCCTACGAGAAGCGTACAGTTGAGGTGCCACTGAA CAACCTGGATGCCTTCATTTCACTGCTGAAATGCGTGATGGGTACTGGAATTTTAGCCATGCCATTGGCCATTCGCTACTCTGGAGTTGTGGCCGGTGTGTTGCTTTCGCTGCTGCTAATGATGCTGCTGACCTATTGCATCCATTTGCTG ATCAGTGGCATGACCGAGTGCTGTCGTCGCATTCAAGTGCCTCAGGTATCCATGCCGCAAGCCGTACAGATTGCCTACCAAAGCGGGCCACGATGTGTGCATTGCTTTGCCAATGTGGCTGGATTTTTGACCAGCTGTGTGCTGGTGATTGGCCAGTTCGGTCTCTGCTGTGTCTACATTGTCTTTGTGGCCAAGAACTTTAAGGAAATCGGCGACTACTATTGCCGCGACTTCAACGAACGCTACTATGTCCTCGGTGTCTGTGTGCTACAGTTGCCATTCTTTTTGTTACGCAAACTGAAATATCTGGTACCGCTGAATCTCATCTCGAACTGTTTCCTCTATTTGGGCTTTCTTTGCATTATGTATTATCTGGTGAGGGGATTGCCCAATCCACAGCAACGTGAGCTGATTAAACCACCAGCAGATTGGATAATGTTCTTTGGCATTGCGGCTTTCTCATTGACAGCC ATGCTGGTTGTTGAGGCAAATATGGCGCATCCTCAAAGCTATCTGGGCATCTTTGGTGTACTCAACTTGGCCGTGTTTTTCATACTGTTCTCGAACATATTGTTTGGCATCATGGGCTATTGGCGTTATGGCGAACAAGTGGAGGCCAGCATTACGCTAAATGTGCCGCAGAATGAAAT CCTTTCGCAGATCATCAAAGTAGCCATTGCTCTGGGTATTTTTTTGAGCTATCCGCTGAATGGTTTCGTTGTCATCACGGTTATATTTAAGGACTATGGCCAGGGATCTGAATCGAATTATTCTTGTACTCTGGAATTTGTGGTGCGTGTTTGTTTTCTGCTCTTAACGG GTATCGTGTCTGCTGTGGTGCCAAATTTGGCTGCATTAACCGAATTGGAAGGAGCATTTTCTCTGTGCAATTTAAATCTCATATGTCCGGCTCTAATCGATATGTTTATCAACTATGCACCGGGTTATGGTCGATTGCGCTGGAAGCTAATACGGGACATAGTACTTATTATAATTGGTATTATCTTTGGCATTGTGGGCTGCAGTGTGGCCATCAGACAGCTGGTGGAAGACCTTCAAGGGACGTTGCAAAGCATGCAAGTCTAA
- the LOC133840163 gene encoding glutamate transporter polyphemus isoform X1: MENANAALEPQHTQLTLLQSASSYYYYDPYEKRTVEVPLNNLDAFISLLKCVMGTGILAMPLAIRYSGVVAGVLLSLLLMMLLTYCIHLLISGMTECCRRIQVPQVSMPQAVQIAYQSGPRCVHCFANVAGFLTSCVLVIGQFGLCCVYIVFVAKNFKEIGDYYCRDFNERYYVLGVCVLQLPFFLLRKLKYLVPLNLISNCFLYLGFLCIMYYLVRGLPNPQQRELIKPPADWIMFFGIAAFSLTAVGSMLVVEANMAHPQSYLGIFGVLNLAVFFILFSNILFGIMGYWRYGEQVEASITLNVPQNEILSQIIKVAIALGIFLSYPLNGFVVITVIFKDYGQGSESNYSCTLEFVVRVCFLLLTGIVSAVVPNLAALTELEGAFSLCNLNLICPALIDMFINYAPGYGRLRWKLIRDIVLIIIGIIFGIVGCSVAIRQLVEDLQGTLQSMQV; this comes from the exons atggaaaatgcaaatgcagcgcTTGAACCACAGCACACTCAACTGACATTGCT ACAATCGGCATCGTCGTATTACTACTATGACCCCTACGAGAAGCGTACAGTTGAGGTGCCACTGAA CAACCTGGATGCCTTCATTTCACTGCTGAAATGCGTGATGGGTACTGGAATTTTAGCCATGCCATTGGCCATTCGCTACTCTGGAGTTGTGGCCGGTGTGTTGCTTTCGCTGCTGCTAATGATGCTGCTGACCTATTGCATCCATTTGCTG ATCAGTGGCATGACCGAGTGCTGTCGTCGCATTCAAGTGCCTCAGGTATCCATGCCGCAAGCCGTACAGATTGCCTACCAAAGCGGGCCACGATGTGTGCATTGCTTTGCCAATGTGGCTGGATTTTTGACCAGCTGTGTGCTGGTGATTGGCCAGTTCGGTCTCTGCTGTGTCTACATTGTCTTTGTGGCCAAGAACTTTAAGGAAATCGGCGACTACTATTGCCGCGACTTCAACGAACGCTACTATGTCCTCGGTGTCTGTGTGCTACAGTTGCCATTCTTTTTGTTACGCAAACTGAAATATCTGGTACCGCTGAATCTCATCTCGAACTGTTTCCTCTATTTGGGCTTTCTTTGCATTATGTATTATCTGGTGAGGGGATTGCCCAATCCACAGCAACGTGAGCTGATTAAACCACCAGCAGATTGGATAATGTTCTTTGGCATTGCGGCTTTCTCATTGACAGCCGTGGGTTCG ATGCTGGTTGTTGAGGCAAATATGGCGCATCCTCAAAGCTATCTGGGCATCTTTGGTGTACTCAACTTGGCCGTGTTTTTCATACTGTTCTCGAACATATTGTTTGGCATCATGGGCTATTGGCGTTATGGCGAACAAGTGGAGGCCAGCATTACGCTAAATGTGCCGCAGAATGAAAT CCTTTCGCAGATCATCAAAGTAGCCATTGCTCTGGGTATTTTTTTGAGCTATCCGCTGAATGGTTTCGTTGTCATCACGGTTATATTTAAGGACTATGGCCAGGGATCTGAATCGAATTATTCTTGTACTCTGGAATTTGTGGTGCGTGTTTGTTTTCTGCTCTTAACGG GTATCGTGTCTGCTGTGGTGCCAAATTTGGCTGCATTAACCGAATTGGAAGGAGCATTTTCTCTGTGCAATTTAAATCTCATATGTCCGGCTCTAATCGATATGTTTATCAACTATGCACCGGGTTATGGTCGATTGCGCTGGAAGCTAATACGGGACATAGTACTTATTATAATTGGTATTATCTTTGGCATTGTGGGCTGCAGTGTGGCCATCAGACAGCTGGTGGAAGACCTTCAAGGGACGTTGCAAAGCATGCAAGTCTAA